Proteins encoded by one window of Paenibacillus sp. DCT19:
- the atpG gene encoding ATP synthase F1 subunit gamma, with product MAKGMREIKRQIKSVQSTKQITKAMEMVAAAKLRKAQEKAEAARPYSEKLKEVVASIASSTQGIQHPMLESRPVKKTAYLIITSDRGLAGGYNANVLRQVNQTLKERHTSQDDYELFVIGRKGRDYFRRREIAMASTTTDLSDSPSFADIKSIAHEAVHGFELAHFDELYICYNRFVNALTQIPTVEKLLPMETPEVSATEGPTASYEYEPSAEAVLEVLLPRYAETLIYGALLNGKASELGAKMTAMGNATKNASKLINDLSLTYNRARQAAITQEITEIVAGANAAQG from the coding sequence ATGGCAAAAGGCATGCGCGAAATTAAGCGGCAAATTAAAAGCGTACAAAGCACCAAGCAGATCACCAAAGCAATGGAGATGGTTGCAGCTGCAAAACTGCGTAAAGCGCAGGAAAAAGCTGAGGCAGCCCGTCCTTATTCGGAGAAGCTGAAAGAAGTTGTAGCTAGTATTGCATCCAGTACGCAAGGTATTCAGCATCCAATGTTAGAGAGCCGTCCGGTCAAAAAGACAGCTTATCTAATCATTACATCGGATCGTGGTCTTGCAGGTGGTTACAATGCGAACGTTCTGCGTCAGGTTAACCAGACGCTCAAGGAACGCCACACCTCTCAGGATGATTACGAATTGTTCGTCATTGGACGTAAGGGACGCGACTACTTCAGACGTCGTGAAATTGCGATGGCATCCACAACAACGGATCTGTCGGATTCACCTTCATTTGCAGACATCAAATCCATTGCACACGAAGCTGTTCATGGGTTTGAACTGGCTCATTTTGATGAATTGTACATTTGTTATAACCGCTTTGTGAATGCGTTGACCCAGATTCCTACGGTAGAGAAACTTCTTCCAATGGAAACACCTGAGGTGTCTGCTACGGAAGGACCAACAGCGAGCTACGAATACGAGCCGTCTGCTGAAGCTGTACTTGAGGTTTTGCTACCGCGTTATGCGGAGACGCTGATCTATGGTGCACTTCTGAACGGTAAGGCGAGTGAGCTAGGCGCGAAAATGACGGCAATGGGTAATGCAACGAAAAATGCATCTAAACTCATTAATGACTTGTCATTGACTTATAACCGTGCCCGTCAAGCGGCGATTACGCAGGAGATTACTGAAATTGTGGCAGGTGCCAACGCAGCACAAGGATAA
- a CDS encoding DUF1146 family protein, producing MDTDLTNQVNQALSTNGLVSIIVSLMCIALSWWALQNLKLDVVIRQPRGAQGRLLHLLLAIILGHAVSGFVIDYLSWTQMLRHLF from the coding sequence ATGGATACTGATCTGACGAATCAGGTAAACCAGGCTCTAAGTACAAATGGTCTCGTTTCGATTATCGTCTCACTGATGTGCATAGCGTTGTCTTGGTGGGCTCTGCAGAACTTGAAGCTGGATGTAGTGATCAGACAGCCTAGAGGAGCTCAGGGAAGGTTGCTACACCTATTACTCGCCATCATCCTAGGTCATGCCGTTTCAGGTTTCGTTATCGATTACCTGTCATGGACACAAATGTTGCGTCATTTGTTTTAA
- the atpD gene encoding F0F1 ATP synthase subunit beta has protein sequence MNKGRVVSIMGPVVDVEFDRGGLPEILNAITITTVSESGVSVSLTLEASKHLGDNRVRCIAMSSTDGLVRGMEAVDTGAPISVPVGEATLGRVFNVLGEAIDTGGTVAAEHKNPIHRSAPAFDELTTQAEMLETGIKVIDLLAPYAKGGKIGLFGGAGVGKTVTIQELINNIAQEHGGISVFAGVGERTREGNDLYHEMSDSGVINKTAMVFGQMNEPPGARLRVALTGLTMAEYFRDEEGRDVLLFIDNIFRFTQAGSEVSALLGRMPSAVGYQPTLATEMGQLQERITSTKKGSVTSIQAIYVPADDYTDPAPATTFAHLDATTNLERKISEMGIYPAVDPLASSSRILAPEVVGEEHYSVAQGVKRILARYNELQDIIAILGMDELSEEDRALVYRARKIQRFLSQPFHVAEAFNGIPGKYVPVKETVRSFKEILEGKHDDLPEAAFLFVGTIEEAVEKAKTLV, from the coding sequence ATGAACAAAGGACGCGTTGTGAGCATCATGGGTCCGGTTGTTGACGTCGAGTTTGATCGCGGCGGTCTGCCGGAAATCCTCAATGCCATTACGATCACTACAGTAAGTGAGAGCGGCGTAAGTGTAAGTCTTACACTCGAAGCTTCGAAACATCTGGGTGACAACCGGGTACGTTGTATCGCGATGTCCTCTACGGACGGTCTCGTTCGTGGTATGGAAGCAGTAGATACTGGAGCTCCAATCTCTGTACCAGTCGGAGAAGCGACACTGGGTCGTGTATTTAACGTACTCGGCGAAGCAATCGATACTGGTGGTACAGTAGCTGCTGAACACAAGAACCCGATTCACCGTTCAGCTCCTGCATTTGATGAACTGACTACCCAAGCAGAGATGCTGGAGACAGGAATCAAAGTTATCGACTTGCTCGCGCCTTATGCGAAAGGTGGTAAAATCGGTCTCTTCGGTGGTGCCGGTGTAGGTAAAACGGTAACGATTCAAGAGCTGATCAACAACATCGCACAAGAGCACGGCGGTATCTCCGTATTTGCCGGTGTTGGTGAGCGTACACGTGAAGGTAACGACTTGTATCACGAGATGAGTGATTCCGGCGTTATCAACAAAACAGCAATGGTCTTCGGACAAATGAACGAGCCTCCAGGCGCACGTCTTCGTGTAGCCCTCACAGGTCTGACAATGGCGGAATATTTCCGTGATGAAGAAGGCCGTGACGTGTTGCTCTTTATCGATAATATCTTCCGTTTCACTCAAGCGGGTTCAGAAGTATCTGCCTTGCTTGGTCGTATGCCATCCGCGGTAGGTTACCAGCCTACGCTGGCTACAGAGATGGGTCAATTGCAAGAGCGTATCACTTCTACCAAAAAAGGATCGGTTACATCCATCCAGGCGATCTACGTACCTGCGGATGACTATACTGACCCGGCTCCTGCAACAACGTTTGCTCACTTGGACGCAACAACGAACTTGGAGCGTAAAATCTCCGAGATGGGTATCTACCCTGCGGTAGATCCACTTGCATCCAGCTCACGGATCTTGGCACCAGAAGTTGTAGGTGAAGAACACTACAGCGTTGCTCAAGGCGTTAAGCGTATCTTGGCTCGTTACAACGAGCTGCAAGATATCATTGCAATCTTGGGTATGGACGAGCTCAGCGAGGAAGATAGAGCGCTCGTTTATCGTGCGCGTAAAATTCAACGTTTCTTGTCCCAGCCTTTCCACGTTGCTGAAGCATTTAACGGTATTCCGGGTAAATACGTTCCGGTTAAAGAAACGGTGCGCAGCTTTAAAGAAATTCTCGAAGGCAAGCATGACGATCTTCCGGAAGCAGCATTCCTCTTTGTGGGTACAATTGAAGAGGCAGTGGAGAAAGCCAAAACACTGGTATAA
- a CDS encoding F0F1 ATP synthase subunit epsilon — protein MSTFLLEIVTPERLVYSEQVNSISARGVEGELGILPGHIPMVTPLQIAPILIKNGKETKQVAIGGGFIEVRKDKVVVLAESAEFPENIDVDRARAAKERAERRLASQSNQDHFDHRRAEIALQKAVNRINVFGK, from the coding sequence TTGAGCACCTTTTTGTTGGAGATTGTAACCCCTGAGCGTCTGGTCTACTCCGAACAGGTTAATAGTATCAGCGCTCGTGGTGTTGAAGGGGAACTGGGTATTTTGCCAGGACATATCCCTATGGTCACACCTTTGCAAATCGCACCAATCTTGATCAAAAACGGAAAAGAGACGAAACAAGTCGCTATTGGCGGTGGTTTCATCGAAGTCCGTAAAGACAAAGTGGTTGTACTTGCAGAGAGTGCCGAGTTTCCGGAAAATATCGATGTGGATCGTGCGCGTGCGGCCAAAGAGCGGGCAGAACGCCGGCTTGCTAGCCAAAGCAACCAGGATCACTTTGATCACCGTCGTGCAGAGATTGCTCTGCAAAAAGCGGTTAACCGGATTAACGTATTCGGCAAATAA